From the Manihot esculenta cultivar AM560-2 chromosome 14, M.esculenta_v8, whole genome shotgun sequence genome, the window ataaaattattaattaagaatatttattaatttatttttttattaattaatttattattcaatatatatataataattaaaaatacattttttatatgaatataaataGTATTTATAGTATAAGGATGAATATTATGATTAgtttaattattgtttataatattttacatttatataatgtgttattatttttaaatgatttattaatgtaaatttttttaaaaaatagtctaaatgaaaaataatattaaatcagGTACCAATcggaataaataaaaaatataactataattgtaattataaatttaacttcATAATAAGTATATTCAAGTAAAGgtgagagattttaaattttatttttataacttttaatttttatttaaaaaaaaaaaaaatatatatatatatatatatatatatatatatatatatatatataactataaCATATCActtatcatttattattttaaattttttaaatatttatcgaTTATACATCGAACCAAATACTCTTAAATTGTTTGGAGAGCAACTAAATGCCTCGGAAAATCTTGATGTCAGCATGAAAAAGCTGAATATGATATTTAgctataagatttttttttttaaagctataagattaatttgataatgagttctataattattaaaatatttaaatttaaatttgtgcgcatattatatatattttaatcgatttagtataatttttaatataaatatttaatttaaatattacaaataatcaaataatttatttttaatatgattttaattttatataaaatgtaCATAAAATGTGAATAATATCGTGCATGTgcaaaaaattaattcattaattttcttatttttccatAATTCACTTATTATCTCTGTCTGTGctataaatttagatattacaGAAATACAAACCAACAGATCACTTTTTCTAAGTaattattaactattttttattttattgtttgaaaagtataataattaatgattaattaattaaatttagaaatataataaatattttttttattcaatagaatGGAAGTGTTAGAAAATCGTAACTGTTGCTagccttttattattattattgtgcaataattatcttaataaaattttaaacttaactttttacaaaaatttaaattatctatttaatttaacttttcatAAGAAATGTGATTAAGGAGACATGAAGGTTGGTGGCAGTAGCTGAGTAGTGAATGCAGAAGCAGATGTTGATTGGCTTAATATCGTTTCTACTCCAATTGGCCATTTCTACTTATCAATGGACCACCAGAGAAATACACTTCTCTCCTGGATCTGATTAATACCACCTGCCGGCCAGCCGACGTACGCCGAGGCCTTCAATGCTTATTAGTTAACTTCGGCATCAACGACTTTTAGCCATATTatattcaattattttcttctctaaaaTAATAGGACCCAAGCAATTAAAACCCATTTATTAATTGAATTTCacacaatttaatttaatctaatagTTAAAGCATATTAATAATTTCGAGAGGGAGGAACGTAGGGCAAGGGTTGAGCCTTGTGGTCACAAGGAGAGGAGAGGTTTAAAACATTTGAATTATTGAAAGAGCACACACAGCATTTATATTTGGTACATTTTCTAGGGTTTTGGCGTTGTCACTTTCATGGGCATAATAACTGCATGAATGATCAGAGAAAGAGACATAAAGACCAaggtaaaattattaaataaaagaaatggaAGTAAAGGTTATTTTAGATGCTTCTCTTGATTTGGCAATCTCTTGTCTCCTTCGAGTTCTTCATGCTTCTCTCACAATTCTTCTACCCACAGACAATCAGAATGTGAACAGATCTCTGATACAGTTTATAAATTGGTCATCATGATGATGATGGCTGATATCATTTATCTACGTCTGTGATTGTGATAGTAATTTACTGTAGGCCTTTCAAGATTGTCCTAGCTCATTGCATTCATCTCCAACATTGATTGTGCATTTGTACTACAAGAATTAGGTTAATTAATTATTGGGTTAACAAAATGGAAGATTACCCCAAATTTCAGCTTCATTCCATGCATATATTCCGCAAGAAACTTTAGCTTAACAGTAATATATTCGTCTTCAAAGCTATGAGATTTTCATAGAATATTATAATTCAGCTGGTCTTTGATAAAGCTTCAGTACAAACAGAAACTTAATGATGCTCAGAGTCAAATGCCTTGAAAGAGGTGTTATATTATCTTCAGACTGTTCAGTCACTTTCAATTCACTAATGTAGAGGGGCAGTTAGCAAAATTAACATAGACAATCAGAGTTGGAGATAAAGGGGATGTAAAGTTGATATGCAAGTCAGAGTTGAGAAATAATTAGTTGTCCTCAATTGCCATATGGATTTTTCTTGTATGATGTGGTTCGAAAACCAATAGGTCTTGGGAGGTTCCCTCGTCAAACATACACGATGTCTTAGGAATTAACAGATTTCATATaagcttattattattattattagtttaataACCGATTTATCTAAAAATTACTACATGAAAAAGTACTTTTTCAAAAACCCTGAGTTAGAAAATACGTTAtcatcataaataaaaaaaatcagtaatcaaattaatttatctaaaaatttatacagagataaaaatttaatttaaaaaaatctggAGACCTATATAAATTCAAGGCTCTATTTTCAGAATTTGTGGTGTCAAATGCAGCCGGtgtatataattataatgttcAATAATGGATAACTCATTCCCCTTGATACAAATAAAATCAGtttacataaaatataataaaataaattatggaatcattaataaaaaattacattatcATCCATatgttaaattttcatatttattgaaaaaatagtaattaccaagtattttttttataggcaTTTccctaatatttatataaagttaaaatattacaCATCAAAATTTTACGTCAtatcaatataaatatatatacactcATGAATTTCGCTCGAtaacaattatattaaaataaaatttagaaggCTTAAATTTAATTCCCAATCCCTCatcccatatatatatattgatacaAATGTAATAccttcatatttatatatagtaGAATATTTGATGTGACAAAATTTTGCACaattctttatatattttttacgccacatctttttattttcattaatttttcttattttattaaatttttatatttgcttttaagattcttaatttttattttattatttaatatttttatttaatttttagtgtttatataaactaaaacaaattaaggaattaagaaaatattttaaagagaAATTCTAAAAACTTTCGAAGGATTTTgtcgaaataataaaaatatagagtaACCTATGTTTTTTCTTCTTATCTCTATTTTCGTCTATACGAGAAAAATTGACCAAGACAAACAGTAAAGAACATAGGTTAGACCTCTATTTTTATAATCTAATCCGTATTTCGCTCTTTTCAGCATAATACACTCTATGTTTTTGCAAGAAAACTTAATTTTCTAAGTTTATCATAGGACTACAAAATAAAAGTCTCAATAGGATATAAATACATCATAATTGTTATATTGAATGAATTTTTGGCTCACTTTTGAAAACTCCTACATGGAAATCACAAGCGACTCAAAGAGAAAAATCTAGAAAGAAGAACTACatttctaaaattttcttttcttctcttattcttttattttattgttcagaattattttaaattggttttgaataattttttaattgaatctaTTCTTGAATTATTGATCTATGAATATCTAAATTTCTTTATTAAGAAACTCGATATAACTTGAATTATTGAttctttttaatgtatttgagtTAATTTTCTTTACGATATATCATTCCATTCTTAAAATTAATGCTTTTAAATACGTTTAGAATGCTTGAATGACTTTATTCTGACATTAATACCAggaaatgttttaaattaaattggaaTTTGAATATTACATTAATATCAATTGAATCGAGTTGTAGCCTATAGGGATCCCATGCTCTTctgttaatttttattgttcttTTTTTGTGCCCTAAAGCTCTTGATGTATAGCTGTTTGTAGTGTGAACTTATCCTTCTAAAGGTCTCTGATAAGAATTTGATCTAATGGACTTTAGCTTTGacaaaaagaaattatatagagaAGCATGCATTTATAGTAGCTTAAAACAATGAAACattacaaatttttttatataactaGAAGGTGAAGTGTTGATGTGATGATTGTTAGTAATAATGAGATGatacaattaattaaatagatttATATTTCTGGTTTAAGAAAAAAGAAGTATATATATGTTAATAATGACATTTTGTGCTAACTGCTGAGAATGTGTGGATGAAAATAATTGGATAGGGGAAGCAATTAGATTACTCAAAAGGACTATCCCACAAAAACAGTTCTCAAATCCTACTGAAAATTACATAAACTCATCTAACGAGGAGTCCATTTGCCAAAGTGGGTTTCTTCTGAACACTTAGAAATGGACTCTTCCTCCCCCTCCTCTACATTTTTATTTCttggaaaaaggaaaaacttTCATTTACATGTCCAAATTTCAGCAGATTGATGAAAATCCTAGCTTCAAAACCTGtactttcttatttatttatttatcttttgaaTCGGATATATTCCCTTTATGTGGGAAGAAGCAACTCTTCATCAACTTATAGTGAAGAGATTAATGGCTGCCTGTAGATTGggaccattttttttttcttttaatttactgTGGGGAATCAGAACAATGTCTAAAACCCTTTCTCGTGATACCCACCAATTTTTTCTGCTTTCTTTCAGATAGAGCAAGAGATAACTGGATTTTCCCCCTTGTCTGTCATataacttgaaaaaaaaaaacctaacaaCCTGAAAAAGCAAAAGGGGAGATCACTGAACTAATTGCAGTAAAAAAAAAGCCTTGATTCAGTGCaggtatataaattaaatttccaaCATCAACTGTGAAAAAGAGGGATAGAAGGACATATATATGTTAGGGTTTTGAATTGCCCTGAAAAGCTGAATAGGGTTTAATTTCGAGGTGGGGTAAAAAGGGTTTACACAGTGTTAGGGTTTTTAACTTGTTTCGATGAGATGGAGATATAAAGAAGAGCTCAGCTTTTGACTGGTGAAAAATTAACTGCAACTACAGTACTCTATTAGACCTCAATTATTTTGGGATAGATTCCATTTTTGAGATAATTAAGGTAACCCAAAAGAAAAATCAATGTTTTCTCAGGTTTCTCCTTCTGCTTCTGATATTGTTTTCTTTATTAGCTAGGGTTTCTTTATCCTCTATTATTTTTCACCATTAATGAATATTGCTGCACCAGGGAATTTACTCCAGCTATTGAAGGGATGCTTTTACTGCTACATATGCAAATTAGATATAAAAATGGCTTATATGTAATGAAAAgcaaaaaccctaatatgctaAGCATCATGTTGAtgatttgaagaagaagaagaagaagaaacatgATTAAGAAAATGAGGTTGTGGGAGATTAAAGTTGAAGTTCTGCTGTGCAAATCTCACTGCCATATGTGAATGTGTGGTCCTTCACTCTGCTACTTCTAGACGCTTTAAAGAGCCTACATTGGTCCCTCATCCACATGGGCATGTAGCTACTGCTATATCTATCATCTAGTACAGTCGATCAAGCTACTGTAGCATACACCATAACTTTCTAAGCCACAGGCTATAATTTATCTAACTGATTTTCTCGTAACCCAATTCAAAACCTGTCTTAGTAATTTCATTTGcttgtttataattttttcatatccttaattaaattatatggatTAACATAATTCTAGTTTTATAATTAATCTTTTGAGATCTTCTCGGTTGATCGGTATATTATGAAATGTATGCGTATTACTCATTATGACTGTCGATAATATTTAAGGTAAATTAACGACAGTAGACCGTCATAACTGGAAAAAAAAGCCAGAGTTAAACtagatttaataaatattatactatatataataatacAGAAAAGTTAAGGTGATCCTGAaaattttgatgatttatgggTAATATAGTCCCAGaattacatatataattaaacAGTAAAAAGATGCACATTGTCCGACACACGTAAAAAGGGGAATTAGAAACTTAGCTTTTGATTTATAGAGGCATGCATTATAAAGCTACCTAGTAGATGTCGATAAAGCATAAGCCCTCTTTTTCTAATACATGCTGGATGGTCCCCTGTCTGTGGAAACTTAACCCATGCATCCACCTTGTTTAGCTTTGAAAATTTTTACATGTAAACTACAAGGAAGACCGACCATTCTTCATTATTAGGCAGCTGATTGTTCAGTCTGTGGCATCAGCATTTtgatcatttttttattattttgtatttttgttgTTAACTCCTAGTTGACGTGTCAACAACATATGGTCTCCAATGCACCTTAGCTTTATCCTTTTTCATCTCCCTCTGCTGTTAAATTCTGGCATCTTTAACTAATTTACTTTCCCAAAATTTCTAATATTAATTTCTTCAAAGGGTTATATTATATATGTTCTTTTCAAATGAATTTGATGTGAACTTGTGAGCAGGGCTTTCTTTATGTAATTGCCTTTTCTGGCTTCACCTACTGTTACTTTTCTTCCTTCAGATGAGTCAAGCTAAGCAAAATCTTTCAGTCTTGCAAGAAGCATAAGAATTTTCTCCCTGATGTAAGTTAAAGCTTGCATATGCTAACCAATTCCATGTATGTTTGATATTTTTGGAACTTATTGTTCTTCTAATTTTGATATTCTTGAATCGGattctttaattttagattCATAGCTTAACCCTAACATGTTGGAATTCTAGTAGTTTGCAACAAAAAGCAAAAGTGATCTGATTTTATGAGCAAGTTCTTGCATGGAATATTGTTTCAATTTATATGAATCCGAATCAAGATTTATAGCTTATAGCTGATGGAGTTGTGTATGCAATTACAGGTTCAGTTTAGAATTTGCAACTCAATAATGAGAGATGCAATAAGATGAGTAGAAGTTCAAGAGAAAAAGATTTTCAAGCAAAGCAAGAGGTATGTGCAGCCGACGACAACAAATTCACCAAGGCAGTGCCATCTACTTCTTCAAGACAATGGTCTGCATTTAGGAACCCAAGAATTGTGCGAGTATCGCGTTCGTTTGGAGGAAAAGATAGGCATAGCAAGGTCTGCACTGTAAAGGGTTTAAGGGACAGGCGAATCAGGCTCTCTGTGCCCACAGCCGTTCAGTTATATGATCTTCAAGACAGGCTTGGCCTGAGTCAGCCTAGCAAGGTAATAGATTGGTTGATTGATGCCACTAAAGATGATATTGATAAGCTTCCACCTCTCGTGATGCCCCAAGGATTTGGCCAATTTGTTCATCCTCAGCATATGCTACTTTCTCATGAACCAAATTCATCTCTTGTACCTAATTTCTTTGATGCCAATTCAGCATCCTATAAGGATGGAGGATTTTACTCCTTAGGGATAAATATCAATAGCAGTCTTGATGAGAATCACCGAGAAACAGTGGCAAAATCTAAGTATTGGGAGGCAGCTGAAGCTTCAGCGAGATCAGGTAGAAGTAATGAAGTTGAAAGAATTGTTGAGAAAGGAAAATGGATTAAAACAAATGAACAAGAAAATCAAGGTGGGTTTAGCAATTACAATCCTCCTGAACAAGCCTCAGCACAAATGTTCTTTCCTCTAACCAGTAGTAGCCATTCTTCTTTACCTGGCTTACCAAACAATCCCTTGCCTTTCAACCCTTACTACCATTGGGATGCTTCAAATTTATCCTTATCTCATCAATTTCCAACCCCTGGATTTCAAACCCAAACAGAAACTTCCCTCAGTAACAATGTTCCATTGCCATCATCATCACAATCACCTTTCTCTTCTGCTTCTCAATTCTTTTTATGTCCGCAGGTGACAATGCCATCACTCTTCCCACAGTATCCTCCTTATGCAACCACCCACATAGAGAATGAATCCAGGGAAATCAACCATTTCCAGTTGTTGAGCTCAGGTTCACAACATATCCTGCCAAGTTCTCGTGCAACAAGCTTGCCAATGAAGAATCTCTCCTTGACTGTAAATCCTGGGTTTGCTCAGTCTCATCAAAGTAAAAATGTAAGGCAGCCTGATGAAGAAGACAATCCAGATTCATAATGCCTCTCCTTGGCTATAGTTCAATAATTCCAAGCAgactatatatattataaattttcagATTATGGGAATCTATTATCTCTATATTGATACACTAAAATTGAAAGTGGTGTCTCATTTCATCTCATTAAGGAATCGTCGTGGAAGCAAATATCAGCTAGGGAGTCAATGCTGGCCTCCATGATCAATTGTTTCCGTCTAAAACAAGTAAGAAACAAGATACTTCCTCCTGTGTTGGTTTGATTTATGTAAACAGACATGATTTGCAGAATGTGATGTGGAGAAGCTAAAGTTTGTAATATGGCAATTTTATACATTTTGTGTTTTTGGGTTTTAAATTTAGTTCTTGGAGTACATGAATGAGAATGTTAATTGTTGATTTGATGAATATTTATGTGCTTGATTTTAATTACAAATGAACTTAATTTCATCATAAACTTTAACTTATTAAATTTCAGTTTGTCTATCTTCTTTTCATTAAGGTTACTTGTGTCAGTACTGTTGGAAATTCAGCTCAAACCTTACATGATAACCGAACAACAATGCTctaatctatttttaaaatttaaaatagaatttGGGAAGAAGAAAGTAtgcttattttttccttttgaaaaaaaaaaaaaatgttttcatcATAAGACTTAGTTGCTCCTACAGGATTTTTGGAGTCTGTTTATCTGTTCATGGAATACTCTTTTcccttttttactttgttttgctCTTGAGAGATTTTAGGTTTTCTTGGTTATCTATTCAGTTGCTGTATTTTAGTATCATGAGTTACAAATCACTAGGTTGTATTTGCTTAATTTTTTAGTAAAAGGGTTtcttaattatgaaataaaatcaAGATAATTAAgtgattatattttttaattaggtTAAGGACTTCTTAGTGaaacaaaatcaaattaaaattgtgatattaatattattgatactgataaattaaaattgaacaattatgtaaaaatattcattgATAAACTAAATGAATATCATCATCTAATATTCAAATTTACTATAAAGCCTGTCATGAAGACTCAAAATTTAAATGTCAGGCTGTGCATGTTGCTTAATCCTCTTCATCAGCATGCTAACTTTCTCCTTGAGTTCattctaataaaatattttctccttatcaaaaaaaaaaatcctccaATTTTCTAATTTATCCTGTGAGTTCagaagaaatataaaaatttaagataattGTGCAAGAAATTGACAAAAAATTATTAGATGGATTAGAATCAAGATTAAAATGACTACTTGAAATTTGGAGAGAATTAACTCAGAAGTAAAtaattctcaaaaaaaaaaaaaagaataaaattttattgcaatttCCGGTCTCTATTCTCAcgtgaaattatatttttatatatcatactaataactatattttaatttcttatataTCAACCTAACAGTATTCATATGCTAAATTTAATGAAAAGGAAAGTAAAGTATGACAGGAAATCTGAGGAAGTCCCTAGAGTGTGCATGCTATTTTCGAGACTGGGTTAACACAATTTTCTCCTCagacaaacaaaaaaaaaaaaaaatctcaaacccTACTTCAGGACTGTAATCCAACAAGTCCTTATATCTTGTATGTAtgttaagaaaaattattagaatttaaGATCAAACTATATGATGATCATCTCCATTAAGTATAGTATGTAGAGATGAAAGATACAGCCACATGCTTTTGCGTGGAACTGTAGATTTCCCTACTTCTAGTGCAGTTCTTTCTCGGACAGAGTGCACTTTCATGCAAAATGAAGGTTCACTAATTCATTCTTTGTTGGATTTTGGTAATGAAAAATTAGTTTGAAGTTCTTTTTAGGACAAATATAAATACAATGCAAGAAAGCCATGGATGGAAGTGGAAGAATCGATACCcagaaaagggaaagaaaattaGACACATGGATGAGATCGAATATGCAAATATGctgttatataatatatatatatatgcatatgaaAAGGAAAGGTAGATAAGTTGCAGGAAGAAAAAGACTGAAAATGCAGCAGCAGATCACTCATCAACATGTACCAGTAGTCACTAGATCCAAGAAAAAAGATATTAAAGGACAAATTGCAAGTTGGGTCTTAAAGGAGGCCTGGCATCAAACAAAAGGttgatttatatatatgtatatatatatatttatatgggGGTGGTCCTGTACTTGTATGTATGTAAAATTAAGTGGTAAGGATAAAGGTGCAGGAGTTGAGTTgaggaagaaaaggaagaaatcaTTATTCAAATTAAGAGTCGTATGTCGATCCCTGCGCACTTGGAAACCGGAAATTAAAGCAATCTCTGTCATCTTCTATGGCTGCCTGTTTAGGCGTGCTTGTGGATAGCTACTACTGAGATTTATGTATAGAATCAGTGGTCCTCTCCTCTGCATGCTGTGTTCTTATTTAGTAAAgggaccatgcatttctcatgtctcaatatttttttcatatattttgtaGAGTGGGcgtgtttataaaaatatttattctcaaaaataaaaaattatgtttgggttaattagttaaataatttttgtGATTGATTATATGAggtagaattttaatttaattttttgatttttttttaatctatagcttttctttccttttctttaaatcaaatttctttaaaaatttttttaatttgttacgTAGCccaagaaaataatattatctAATACACCCAGATATGATGGTCATCTCTAATTAGGCATTTTAACATTGTAAAATCTATTATAcacattaataaatatattaaattttcattatttaatccTAAATCATTAGTTTTTCAGTTATTTTGCTCTTTTAATGCTGAGAAAATTACATATTTGAGATTTTTGTAAAAGGAAAAGAACTTGTGCAATCTGGTAATGTTGGAGAAAAGAAGGCCCAAGAAGCCGCAACCGAGGCCCAGCAGAAGATGAAATCCAAAAAAGAAAAGCCCCCGGCGAGGATCGAACTCGCGACCTTTCGCTTACGAAGCGAACGCACTACCACTATGCTACGGAGGCTTGTTGATGTCATTCGTTCTAAGAATTATTTATTACGAAAAAAGACTGTGAGagataaaataaatacaaattttCCGACGTATTTTTTGTGAAACTTGCAACTTATGTTTTtctatttctaaaatttatttattaatcctTATAATTAAACAAGACGATTATTTACCtatgtataaaattataaatgacaTAAATGAAGTTTAACTATATTTCTTATGGTATGACTTTTTTTAGTTATAGGATTAAATAAgtgacttttaaaaatatagggactatatataaattttactaatGTCCACCTCAGCATGATAAATCAAaccaataatttattataaaatcattaaaattttgtaattacCTATTTACCCATTAAAAATGGGTATCTGCATGCTCCAACGTTGATACTATATAATTTCTCATGTATCAAACAGACAGATATAACGCTTCTTTAAATGCACTTgctttctgcttcttcttctagCAATGACAGATGTTCTTACAACACATACTCAACGAAGAACTTTCACAATtcaaattttacaaaaaaaaaaaaagcatatagCATATATATTCATTGTTATGAATATGTATAATGTCAAAATCTgagaaattaatttctttacAATCCAACCCATCATAGCATTCCAGTTCTTACTTATTTTGCtttagtataaaaaatatagatatatatgtaaatcagagtaagaaagaaagagaaaaggtaAAATGAAGAATTAGAAGATGGATGCTATTTTGTAGATAGCAGCCTGCGCCTAGCTGGTCTTGTGCGCAAACCAGCTGCCTCACCCATCACAATTTCATCAACTAAATCCTTAAAGATCGACCGCTCAACATCTAACACCAAACCAGAAACCTCATCATGAAAATCTGTCCAAATCTCTGACCGATGCATCACATCATCACACAAAATGCCTTTCATACCATCCTCCTCTTCCTCTAACCAGCTTCCTGATTTCTTGGACTGAAGCTGTTCAatttctgaacacaactcttttaggagcTTTTGAGCACTGAGAGTCTTCTTTGCCAGCTTATCAGATTTCAACCATGGCTCAGCAGAGGGCATCGCTAATGCTAACTTCTTAACAATCATCTCATTAACAGCATCAAATATGAGCTTTCTGTGAAACCTTTCAGGGTTTGGCTTTGAATGGGAGGTCTTTCCAGGGCTGCACTCTTCTTTTGAAAGCAAAGTGCTGCCCTTGGTTTGCTCCAATACAAAGAATAACTCGGGGTTAATGGGGTGACCTGAGGAGTGAAGCTGAAATGCTGCCATGCCAGAGCCAAGGTCTCTGAGTAGAAGACCGGAAGCTAGCAAAATCTCAGAGATGTATCTGTGGTC encodes:
- the LOC110631277 gene encoding transcription factor TCP17; its protein translation is MSRSSREKDFQAKQEVCAADDNKFTKAVPSTSSRQWSAFRNPRIVRVSRSFGGKDRHSKVCTVKGLRDRRIRLSVPTAVQLYDLQDRLGLSQPSKVIDWLIDATKDDIDKLPPLVMPQGFGQFVHPQHMLLSHEPNSSLVPNFFDANSASYKDGGFYSLGININSSLDENHRETVAKSKYWEAAEASARSGRSNEVERIVEKGKWIKTNEQENQGGFSNYNPPEQASAQMFFPLTSSSHSSLPGLPNNPLPFNPYYHWDASNLSLSHQFPTPGFQTQTETSLSNNVPLPSSSQSPFSSASQFFLCPQVTMPSLFPQYPPYATTHIENESREINHFQLLSSGSQHILPSSRATSLPMKNLSLTVNPGFAQSHQSKNVRQPDEEDNPDS